A window of Magnetococcales bacterium genomic DNA:
CGGACGACCGGTGGTCCCGGAGGTATAGATCAGGGTGGCCAGTTGGTAGCCGTCGCGCACGGTCTGCTGAAAGCTGTGGGCTGCTTCGGGCAGCCACTGACGGGCCAGGATGACCTCCCCGCCGGACTCCGGTTCCGTGTTCAGCAGCGCCACGATGCGCAAGGCGCTCCCCAGCTCGCTACGATAGGGTTGCAAGGCGGTCAGGGAGGCGGTATCGTCGATCACCAGAAGCCTCGCCTCGCTGTTTTTCAGCATGTAGACCACGTTTTCCGCCCGGTCGTGGCTGTAGAGGGGCACCACCACCAAACCGAGGCCAAGGGCCGCCATGTCCACCGCGACCCACTCCCAACGGTTGCGCATCTGGATGGCCACCCGGTCTCCGGGTTGCAGTCCCTCCCGCGCCATGGCGGCCTGCCAGCGCCCCGCTTCCCGGGCCACCTCGGCCCAGGTCATGGTATACCAGACCGCCAGACTTTCGTCATATTGATGATAGGCGACGCTGTGCGGCGTCTCCCGGACCCGCTCCTTGAGCAGATCACCGAGGGCAAAGACCCGCCAGGGGGCCGTGATATCCAGGGTTCCCCTTTTCATGTCTCACCTCCCATTGCGGCAGACGTTCCAGTAATTGGGCATCCGCCCACCCTGGATCGGGTTGAAAACGCTGCCCGTATTTCTGATGGAGTTTTTCCAGTACGCGGCAGGCCGGTTCCGGGCCACGATTGGCCAGATAGCGCATGGGGCCGCCCCGGAACGGGGCGAAACCGGTGCCGAAGACCACGCCGGCATCCAGCAGATCGGCATCTTCCACCAGCCCCTCCCGCAGACAGGCCACCGCTTCGTTGCACAGGGCCAGGAAGAGGCGATCTTCCATCTCTTCGGGTGGGGTGCCCGGAAACGCCACGCGGCACTCCTTCTTCTGTTTGCCCTGATACCGGTAGAAGCCCTGGCCGCTCTTGCGCCCCAGATGGCCCGCCGCGACCATGTCTCTCAGGTACTGGGGCAGATGCCGTTCTCCCGAGTGTTTCTCGAAGTTGTTGGCCACCGAGAGGCAGATGTCCAGCCCGACGGTATCGGCCAACTCCAGTGGGCCCATGGGCATGCCGAATTGCAGGGCCATGGCATCCACCACCGGTGGAGGGGCCCCTTCCGCAACCAGCAGGAAGGCCTCCAGCAGGTAGGGCATCAATACCCGGTTGACCAGAAAACCGGGGCTGCTTTTCACCGGCAGGGGCAGACGGTTGATGCGCTGTCCGAAGCGGCAGCCCGCCGCCACCACCTCCGGGGAGGTATGACGCCCGTGGACCACCTCCAGCAGCTCCATGCAGGCCACCGGATTGAAGAAGTGCAGCCCCAGGAAGCGTTCCGGGCGCTCCAGCACACTGGCGATCTCCTCCAGGGGAATGCTGGAGGTGTTGGTGGCCAGCAGGGCCCCGGGTTTCATCCTCGGTTCCAGGTTTTTGCACAGGTTCTGTTTGGCTTGCAGATTTTCGAAAATGGCCTCGATGACCACATCCGCCTTGGCCACCCCGTCGCCGTGGGGATCGGGGATGAGGCGGTCCAGGGCGTCGCGGACCAGTCGGGGCTCCCGCAGTTTGGCGGTGAAGAGGCCGGCGGCGCGTGCCACGGCTCGGGCCACGGCGGGCAGATTCTGGTCCTGCAGCGTGACCCGCAGGCCTTGCAGGGCGCACCAGGCGGCGATGTCGCCCCCCATGACGCCGGCTCCGATGACGTGTACCGCCTTGGGGTCGAAGGGGCTCTCCCGCCCCAGTCCCTTCATGCGATCCCGCAGACCGAAGAGATGTACCAGGTTGCCGGAGGTTTCGCCGACCATCAGCCGGGCCACCGAGTCGGCCTCTTCCACCAGCATGCCTTGGGTGTCGCCGCCCCGGCGCCAGAGATCCAGCACGGCGAAGGGTGCGGGATAGTGGGCTTGGCGCACCCGTTTGGCCGTTTGGCCTCGCAGCCAGGGGGTGAGCAGGTGGCGCACGGGCCAACTGTTGGCCAGACGATGCAGCCTGGAGGGTGTTTTGGGAGCGGGCGGGTTTACCAACAACCGGTTCACGGCCTGTTCCGCGTAACGCGGAGCGGTCACGATATCCACCAGCCCGAGCTTGAGGGCGGCCTTGGCGTGAAGGGTGCGCCCGGTCAGGATCAGGTCCAGAGCGGGCAGGGGGCCGATGAGCCGGGGTAGGCGCACCGTGCCGCCGAAACCGGGATGGATGCCGAGTTTGACTTCGGGCAGACCCAGACGGGTGGCGGGATCGTCCACGGCGACGCGGTAACGGCAACACAAGGCCAGTTCCAGTCCGCCGCCGAGGCAGAAGCCCCGGATCAGCGCCACGCTGGGGAAGGGCAGGGTATCGAGTTTGTGGAAGATGGGCAGCGCCCGGCGAATGGCGAGGCGGGCCTGCTCCTCATTTTCCAGGGTGACGAACTCCTTCACGTCGGCTCCGGCGATGAAGCCCGATTTCTTGGCGGACTGGATCACCAGCGCCGCCGGCTGCCGGGCGATGATGGCCTCCAGAGCCTCGTCGAGTTCCGCCAGCACCTCTCCGGAGAGGACGTTGGCGGAACCGTTGGCGTAATCGGCGTTCAACCAGACCACCGTCTCCCCTTCGAAGCGGGCGTTCCAGTGGCGACCGGTAAAGAATTGGCTGTCCATATTCCCCTCCTTCAGACCGCTTGCAGCATCATGGCTCCGCCCTGGCCCCCGCCGATGCAGAGGGAGGCGACGCCGCGGCTGCCTTGGCCCGCCTGTTTCAACTGGTGGGCCAGGTGCAGGATGATGCGGGCTCCGCTGGCTCCCACGGGATGTCCGATGCTGATGGCTCCCCCGTCCACGTTGAGCCGTTGCGGATCGATGCGACCCAGGGGCGCGTCCCGTCCCAGTTCGGTTTGGCAGTAGCTCTCGTCGGCCAGGGCTTCGACACAGGCCAGCACCTGGGCGGCGAAGGCTTCGTTGATCTCCCAGAGGTCGATGTCGTCCAGGTTCAGTCCGGTTTTGCGCAGCAGCTTGTCGATGGCGTGAACCGGTCCCAGCCCCATCTGCTCCGGGGCCACCCCGGCCCAGACGGCGGGGTCGAGCTGGGCCAGGGGTTGCAGTCCGTGGCGTGCCACCGCCTCCTCGCTGGCCAGCAGCAGCCAGCAGGCCCCGTCGGTGATCTGGGCGCTGTTGCCGGCGGTGAGAAGGCCGTAAGTGCGATCGAAGACCGGCTTGAGCTGGGAGAGGGACTCCAGACTGGAGTTGCGTCGCAGTCCCTGGTCTTCCGGGAAGAGCTGTCCTTCCCGGTCCATCAGGGGCACCAGTTCTGCGGCCAGGGAGCCCTTGTCCACAGCCTGACCCAGGCGGGCATGGCTTTGCAGGGCGAAGCGATCCATGCTGTCCCGGGCGATGTTGAAACGGTGGGCCAAAATTTCGGCGGTCTGACCCATGGAAAGACCGACGGTCGGATCGGTCAGACCCCGCAGAAGCACCACCACCGGGTTGAGCCAGGCGGGACGCAGGGCTGCCAGGGCCTTGAGCTTCTCCACCCAGGTGCGACTGCCCCGCCAGCGTCCCAGCCAGTCCACCAGCTCCGGGCTCCATTGCAGGGGGGCGTGGCTCATGGCTTCGGTACCGCCGGCCAGGATCAGGTCCGCCATGCCCAGGGCGATGCTTCGCGCTGCCGTATCCACCGCCTGCATGCCGGAAGCGCAGTTGCGTTGCACCGTCATGGCGGTCACCTGTTTCGGACAGCCCATGCGCAGGGCCGCCACCCGGGCCACGTTGGCTTCGTCCGGGGACGGTACCACACAGCCCAGAATGACCTCGTCCAGATCCCCCGGCTCCAGGGGCTGACGCAGCAGCAGCAGCCGTCCGCTCAAGGCGGCCAGATCGGCGGCGCTGAAGGGGTTGCGGGCTCCGGCCACCTTCAGGAAGGGTGTGCGGCACCCGTCCACCAGGTAGACCGGGCGTCGATTGTCGTGGTTCGGGCTGCTGTTCATGCCGCTTCCTCCCTCATCAAATGAGCTGTTGCAAAGGCATCCACTTGGATTACCCGCCGGCGCAGGACTTCTGCCCGCTTGATGGCGGCTGCTTCGGTTTCGGCGATCAGGTTGGCCTGCAGGGCCTTCTCCAGGGAGAGGGGACCGGGCAGACCGAGGGTCTCCTGCAGATGCCGGAGTTTGCGTTCCACGGGCTCGGCGTTGAGGGTGGCTTGCAGGGCCTCTTCCAGATCCGCCAGGGCTTCTCCGGCAAAGGTCGGCAGGAAGATGCCTTCGGTCAGACGATTGCGCAGGGCCCCCGGCGTCATGACCAGCTCGGCAAGTTGCAGGGTCAGCTTGTCACTCGGAGGCTGACAAAAGGCTCCCCACGGCAGGGCCAGCCTTTTCAGCAGACGACCCATGTACGGCAGGGGGAAGTTGTCCAGAAAGCCGGTCAGGGACTCCTGGGCATGATGGGTCAGGTGGGTCAGAGACCACTCCGCCAGGGGGCGCTCCTCTTCGAGCTGTCCCCGATCATGGTATTGCTTCAGCACGGCGGAAGCGAAATAGAGGTCGGAGAGCATGTCCGCCAACCGCCCCGAGAGGGCCTCCCGGCGTTTCAGGCTGCCGCCCAGCACCAGCAGGGCCAGATCGGCCACCAGGGCGAAGAGGGTGGTGAGGCGGTTGAGCTTGCGGACCAGCTGGGCCTGCCAGCCGTCGAAGGGCACGGCTTGCAGTCTGCCTCCGGTCAGCCCGTGCCATGCGGTGCGCAGGCCGTTGCCCAGGGCGAAGCGGACATGGCTCCAGAAGGCCTTGTCGAAATCGATCAGCCCCTGACGGGGATCGGCATGATCCAGAGCGGCCAGCTCCTTGAGCAGGAAGGGGTGGGCCCGGATGGCCCCCTGCCCGAAGACGATGAGAGTGCGGGTGAGGATGTTGGCGCCCTCCACGGTGATGCCCACCGGGATGGATTGATAGACCGGGGCCAGCAGATTGCGCGGACCCCGGCAGATGCCCGCGCCGCCCAGGATATCCATGGCGTCGTTGATCACCCGGCGCATGCGCTCGGTCTGCTGGTATTTGGTCAGGGCGGAGATTACCGAGGGCTTTTCCCCGCCATCGACGGCGCTGGCGGTCAGACGACGGGCTGCCTCCATGAGATAGACCTGACCGGCCATGCGTCCCAGCACTTCGGCGACGCCTTCGAAACGGCCCACCGGCAGTTTGAACTGTCGCCGCACCCGGGCATAGGCCCCGGCAACCCGAACGGCCAGTTTGGCGCCGCCGGTGCTGAGGGCCGGCAGGGAGATGGAGCGTCCTTCCGCCAGGCAGTCCATCAGCATGCGCCAGCCGTTTCCGGCCTGCTGCGGTCCGCCGATGATCATCTCCAGGGGCAGAAAGACCTCGCGGCCCTCCGTGGGGCCGTTCTGGAAGGGCACGCCCATGGGATCGTGGCGGGCCCCGATGACCATGCCCGGCGTGCCCACCGGCACCAGGGCCAGGGTGATGCCACGATCGCTCTCTTCACCCAGCAGGTGGTCGGGGTCTTCCAGGCGGAAGGCCAGTCCCAGCACCGTGGCCACCGGTCCCAGGGTGATGTAGCGTTTGTTCCAGTTCAGGCGCATGCCCAGAACCTCGCGCCCTTGGTAGCGGCCCCGGCAGACCACGCCCCGGTCGGGAATGGAGCTGGCGTCGGAACCGGCTTCGGGGCCGGTGAGGGCGAAACAGGGGATCTCCAGCCCCGCAGCCAGGCGGGGCAGATAGTGGTTCTTCTGTTCGGTGGTGCCGTAGTGGCGAATGAGTTCCGCCGGTCCCAGGGAGTTGGGCACCATGATGGTGACGGCGGCGGTGACGCTGCGGCTGGAGACCTTCAGGACCACCGCCGAGTGGGCCATGGCCGAAAAGCCCAGCCCGCCGTACTCCCGGGGAATGACCATGCCGAAGAAGCGGTTCTCCTTGATGAAGCTCCAGACCTGGGGCGGCAGGTCATGGTCCACGGCGTTGATCTTCCAGTCGTCGAGCATGCGGCACAAGGTTTCAACCGGACCGTCCAGGAAAGCCTGCTCCTGCGGCGAAAGCGGCGGCATGGGACGCTGCATCAGGCTTTGCCAGTCGGGTATTCCGCCGAAGATCTCCCGGTCCCACCAGACCGTGCCGGCTTCCAGCGCCTCCTTTTCCGTGGCGGAGATCGGTGGCAGGGCCCGGCGGAAGAGATCCTTCAGGGGGCGGGAGAGAAAGCGGCGACGCAAATCGGGCGTCAGCAGGGTCGAGGCGGCCACAACCCCGCCGAGGGAAGCCGCCAGAGTCAACAGGCTGGTCAGAGTTACTGGCATCACACACCCCCTTTTCCCGGATGGAAATGACCTCTCCAGCGTCGGCCCGTCACGCTGGACCAGAGTTTGGCGAAGCCGGAATCACTGCTGCAGGGATCTCTCTGCCAGCGCCAGGCCCAGTTTGCGCTGTAACCCTGCAGAGGGGACTTCCAGGAGTGAACCCGCTCTCTCCAGGTGAGCGCCGCTTGCGGCTTCTCCTCCTGGCCGGTCTCGTTCTCCGCGTAACAATCCCCTTCCATGTTGCAGACCACCCCCTCCGTGGCCCAGGGGAAGTTGCGGTAGTTGCTCAGGTCGTCGCCCCCCAGCAGGGGGTATTTGACGATCTGAAAGTAGGGCGATACGTCGAAATCCCGCGGGGTGAAGAGTCGGAAGTTGCGCGGGTAGAGTCGCAGCATGCCGGTTTGATCGCGCTGAATGACCGGCAGAATGGGAAAACGCACCGCCATGAAGGCCTGGGCCAGCATGGAGGAGCAGACGGCACGGGTTTGCGGACCCGGATTGTGCTGGAACAGACTCGATCCCCAGCGCCGGGGCAGGATCGAATAGGGCAGAAGGAAGCGGGCCAGATCCACGATCTGGCGAATGTTGTAAGAGAGCCCCAGCATGCCGGCGGCGTAGTGGATCACCGCCTGGGTGTCCACCGGGCTGATGCCCGTGGGGCGGGCGATGCGCAGGTGGTTGAGGCGGTACTTGGCCAGGGAGGAAACCACCGTGCCCCGGTCCATGAGGGCCTCGATGATCAGGGGTTCGTCGGGGCTCTCCTCCCAGAAGCCGGCGATGCGGTTGCGCAACCCTTCGTCCGCGATCCGGTTCAGCCGTCCGATATAGAGAGCGGCGTGGGACCAGGGACTTTGGGTGATGATCTTGATCACCTCGCTGACATGGCTCTTGCCTTCCACCAGGATGACATCACCCGGTCGGATGGCGGCGCATAAGCGATCGTAATTGCAGAGAGGCATCCCTTGAGGTGGTTTTTCTTCGCTCAGCCACCGTAATATCCGGTCATACCCCCATTTTCCCAGCCCCCGTGACATGGCCCCCTCCCTCGAAAGGTCCATAGGGCAATCCCTCGCGTTACCAGACTCCGTTTTTTTGCGGTTGCAACATACATCCCATTGATATTCCGGATTATTCTGTTTACCCAGTTCGACAAATTTTGCACAAGATCGTTTCATGTGGGTATGAATTATTCTTTCTGCGTCGCATAAATTATCTACTTGAAAAAACAGGTGAATTTTGCATTGCACCAGGTCTCGTCGCGGTGAAGATCCCGCCGGCCCCCGGACAGGGTGGGTGGATGCGGCAGGAGAAGTGTCGTAATATGGGCAATGCGGGATCTTTGGGGACGAACGGTCGGATGGAGTGCGATGCAGCCTTTTGCCATACTGATGTTGGGGGATGTGGTCGGAAAGAGCGGACGCCAGGCGCTGGCCCGGCATCTGCCCCGGTTGAAGGCCTCGCTGGGGGTGGACATGGTCATTGTCAACGGTGAAAATGCCGCCAATGGCATGGGGCTCACCCCCAAGATTGCCGACGAACTCTTTGCCGCCGGGGTGGATGTGTTGACCTCGGGCAATCATATCTGGCGATTTCGGGAGATCGTCGACTATCTGAAGCGGCAGCCCCGCCTGTTGCGACCGGCCAACTATCCACCGACCACGCCGGGGGTTGGCAGTTGGGTCTGGATCTCCCGCGAGGGGGTGCGGGTGGGGGTGATCAATCTGCTGGGCCGCACCTTCATGGATGCCGCGGACTGCCCCTTCGCCTGTGTGGATCGTCTGCTGAGCGCCTGGGAACAGGAGCGGGCCTGCGATCTGGTGGTGGTGGACTTCCATGCCGAGGCCACCTCCGAAAAGAATGCCATGGGCTATTACCTGGATGGTCGGGTCACCGCCGTGGTGGGAACCCATACCCACATTCCCACCGCCGATGCCCGCCGCCTGCCACGGGGCAGCGGATTCATCACCGATGTGGGCATGAGCGGTTGCTACCAGTCGGTCATTGGTGTCACCGTGGAGAGTGTGCTGCCGGGATTTCTGACCCGCATGCCGGTGCGTTTCGAAACCGCCGAGGGGGAGGCCACCCTGTGCGGCGTCAAGATTGTGGCCATGGTGGGTTCCGTGGGTTGTCTCTCCATGGAACCGGTGCGATTTGGTCCGGATTTATCAGCTACCCATCCTTGAGGACGTTTGACGATGCAAAAACGGGAAAAGCTCTACGAAGGCAAGGCCAAGGTTCTGTTCGCCACGGACGATCCCCATCGGGTCATCCAATACTTCAAGGATGACGCCACGGCGTTCAACGGGGAGAAGCGGGGCAGCATCGCCGACAAGGGGGTGGCCAACAACCTCATCGCCTCCCGCCTGATGACGGTGATCGAGGCGGTGGGCATTCCGACCCACTTCGTGCAGCGGCTCGATGCCCGGGATCAACTGGTGCGCCGGGTGCGGATTCTGCCGGTGGAGGTGGTGGTGCGCAACCGGGTGGCTGGTTCCCTGGCCAAGCGGTTGGGACGGGAGGAGGGGGAGAGTCTGGCCCGGCCTCTGGTGGAGTTCTACTACAAGTCCGACGAGCTGGGCGATCCGTTGATCCTTCGGGAACACGCCGAGGCCTTCGGCTGGGCCACCCCGGCCCAACTCGACCGGCTGCTGGAAATGACCCGGCGCATCAACGATATTTTGCGCGGTTTTTTTGCGAACATCGGTATCCAACTCGTTGATTACAAACTGGAATTCGGTGTGCCGAGCGACGGTTCCCACGAGCTGGTCCTGGCCGACGAGATCTCCCCGGACACCTGTCGCCTGTGGGATATGGAAACGGGCATGAAACTGGACAAGGACCGCTTCCGCCGCGATTTGGGCGGTGTGGCTGAGGCTTACCAGGAAGTGTTGCGTCGTATGGGCCTGCAACCGGCGGAGTAGCGGGTGAGCACGGACAATCGCCTCTTTGTGCTTCGG
This region includes:
- a CDS encoding AMP-binding protein, producing MKRGTLDITAPWRVFALGDLLKERVRETPHSVAYHQYDESLAVWYTMTWAEVAREAGRWQAAMAREGLQPGDRVAIQMRNRWEWVAVDMAALGLGLVVVPLYSHDRAENVVYMLKNSEARLLVIDDTASLTALQPYRSELGSALRIVALLNTEPESGGEVILARQWLPEAAHSFQQTVRDGYQLATLIYTSGTTGRPKGVMLSHRNLLADAFNALRYVPAYREDLFLSFLPLSHALERTAGYYLPMMAGSQVAYARSIATLGEDLVTLRPTVLISVPRIYERIHAEVEKRLQGASWAMRQLVALAQVIGWRRFLSQQGKGSGLLGNLLWPLLDPLVARR
- a CDS encoding acetyl-CoA C-acetyltransferase, with the translated sequence MNSSPNHDNRRPVYLVDGCRTPFLKVAGARNPFSAADLAALSGRLLLLRQPLEPGDLDEVILGCVVPSPDEANVARVAALRMGCPKQVTAMTVQRNCASGMQAVDTAARSIALGMADLILAGGTEAMSHAPLQWSPELVDWLGRWRGSRTWVEKLKALAALRPAWLNPVVVLLRGLTDPTVGLSMGQTAEILAHRFNIARDSMDRFALQSHARLGQAVDKGSLAAELVPLMDREGQLFPEDQGLRRNSSLESLSQLKPVFDRTYGLLTAGNSAQITDGACWLLLASEEAVARHGLQPLAQLDPAVWAGVAPEQMGLGPVHAIDKLLRKTGLNLDDIDLWEINEAFAAQVLACVEALADESYCQTELGRDAPLGRIDPQRLNVDGGAISIGHPVGASGARIILHLAHQLKQAGQGSRGVASLCIGGGQGGAMMLQAV
- a CDS encoding enoyl-CoA hydratase/isomerase family protein; amino-acid sequence: MDSQFFTGRHWNARFEGETVVWLNADYANGSANVLSGEVLAELDEALEAIIARQPAALVIQSAKKSGFIAGADVKEFVTLENEEQARLAIRRALPIFHKLDTLPFPSVALIRGFCLGGGLELALCCRYRVAVDDPATRLGLPEVKLGIHPGFGGTVRLPRLIGPLPALDLILTGRTLHAKAALKLGLVDIVTAPRYAEQAVNRLLVNPPAPKTPSRLHRLANSWPVRHLLTPWLRGQTAKRVRQAHYPAPFAVLDLWRRGGDTQGMLVEEADSVARLMVGETSGNLVHLFGLRDRMKGLGRESPFDPKAVHVIGAGVMGGDIAAWCALQGLRVTLQDQNLPAVARAVARAAGLFTAKLREPRLVRDALDRLIPDPHGDGVAKADVVIEAIFENLQAKQNLCKNLEPRMKPGALLATNTSSIPLEEIASVLERPERFLGLHFFNPVACMELLEVVHGRHTSPEVVAAGCRFGQRINRLPLPVKSSPGFLVNRVLMPYLLEAFLLVAEGAPPPVVDAMALQFGMPMGPLELADTVGLDICLSVANNFEKHSGERHLPQYLRDMVAAGHLGRKSGQGFYRYQGKQKKECRVAFPGTPPEEMEDRLFLALCNEAVACLREGLVEDADLLDAGVVFGTGFAPFRGGPMRYLANRGPEPACRVLEKLHQKYGQRFQPDPGWADAQLLERLPQWEVRHEKGNPGYHGPLAGLCPR
- a CDS encoding phosphoribosylaminoimidazolesuccinocarboxamide synthase codes for the protein MQKREKLYEGKAKVLFATDDPHRVIQYFKDDATAFNGEKRGSIADKGVANNLIASRLMTVIEAVGIPTHFVQRLDARDQLVRRVRILPVEVVVRNRVAGSLAKRLGREEGESLARPLVEFYYKSDELGDPLILREHAEAFGWATPAQLDRLLEMTRRINDILRGFFANIGIQLVDYKLEFGVPSDGSHELVLADEISPDTCRLWDMETGMKLDKDRFRRDLGGVAEAYQEVLRRMGLQPAE
- a CDS encoding acyl-CoA dehydrogenase, which gives rise to MPVTLTSLLTLAASLGGVVAASTLLTPDLRRRFLSRPLKDLFRRALPPISATEKEALEAGTVWWDREIFGGIPDWQSLMQRPMPPLSPQEQAFLDGPVETLCRMLDDWKINAVDHDLPPQVWSFIKENRFFGMVIPREYGGLGFSAMAHSAVVLKVSSRSVTAAVTIMVPNSLGPAELIRHYGTTEQKNHYLPRLAAGLEIPCFALTGPEAGSDASSIPDRGVVCRGRYQGREVLGMRLNWNKRYITLGPVATVLGLAFRLEDPDHLLGEESDRGITLALVPVGTPGMVIGARHDPMGVPFQNGPTEGREVFLPLEMIIGGPQQAGNGWRMLMDCLAEGRSISLPALSTGGAKLAVRVAGAYARVRRQFKLPVGRFEGVAEVLGRMAGQVYLMEAARRLTASAVDGGEKPSVISALTKYQQTERMRRVINDAMDILGGAGICRGPRNLLAPVYQSIPVGITVEGANILTRTLIVFGQGAIRAHPFLLKELAALDHADPRQGLIDFDKAFWSHVRFALGNGLRTAWHGLTGGRLQAVPFDGWQAQLVRKLNRLTTLFALVADLALLVLGGSLKRREALSGRLADMLSDLYFASAVLKQYHDRGQLEEERPLAEWSLTHLTHHAQESLTGFLDNFPLPYMGRLLKRLALPWGAFCQPPSDKLTLQLAELVMTPGALRNRLTEGIFLPTFAGEALADLEEALQATLNAEPVERKLRHLQETLGLPGPLSLEKALQANLIAETEAAAIKRAEVLRRRVIQVDAFATAHLMREEAA
- a CDS encoding TIGR00282 family metallophosphoesterase, producing the protein MQPFAILMLGDVVGKSGRQALARHLPRLKASLGVDMVIVNGENAANGMGLTPKIADELFAAGVDVLTSGNHIWRFREIVDYLKRQPRLLRPANYPPTTPGVGSWVWISREGVRVGVINLLGRTFMDAADCPFACVDRLLSAWEQERACDLVVVDFHAEATSEKNAMGYYLDGRVTAVVGTHTHIPTADARRLPRGSGFITDVGMSGCYQSVIGVTVESVLPGFLTRMPVRFETAEGEATLCGVKIVAMVGSVGCLSMEPVRFGPDLSATHP